CGTGCATCACGCGCCGGGACGTCGGCAGAGCACGCGATGGTGGCAGCGATTCTCACCAGATCGCCGCGGCGGATCAAGGATAGCGATTGGCGTGCGCGGCTTTGAATGATTAAATCATCGGACATACAACCGACACTGTCCGGGACGGCCCCCACATGAGCCATATCCTCGTCCTCTATTACAGCCGCCACGGCGCCACCGCCGAGATGGCGCATCAGGTCGCCCGCGGTGTGGAAGCCGCCGGACTCGAAGCGCGTCTGCGCACGGTGCCGGCCGTCTCCACCGTCTGCGAGGCCAGCGAACCGGCTATCCCCGCCAGCGGCGCGCCCTATGTGGATCTCGATGACCTGCGCGACTGCGCGGGTCTGGCGCTCGGCAGCCCGACGCGCTTCGGCAACATGGCGGCGGCCATGAAGTATTTTCTCGATGGCACCAGCAGTCTGTGGCTGTCGGGCGCCCTGGCCGGCAAGCCCGCCGGAGTCTTCACCTCGACCTCCAGTCTGCACGGCGGGCAGGAATCGACCCTGTTGAGCATGATGCTGCCGCTGCTGCATCACGGGATGCTGGTCATGGGGCTGCCCTACAGCGAAACCGATCTGCTGCATACCCAGAGCGGCGGCACCCCCTATGGTCCCTCGCATCTGGCCGGAACCGAGAACGACCGGCCGCTGACGGAGGAAGAAAAACGACTCTGTCAGGCTCTGGGTCGGCGTCTGGCGACCACGGCCTCGAAACTGGTGGGCTGAGACGCCCGCGCGAGGCCTGAGTTGAACGGCCCGACCCCGCAACTCCATCTGCCGCTCGAACTGCGGCCTGAACCAACCCTGGAGTCCTATCGGCCGGGGCCGAACGCCGAGGTGCTGGATGCCGTCTCGGCGCTGGCGCGGGGCGCGGGTGAACCCTACCT
The sequence above is drawn from the Allochromatium vinosum DSM 180 genome and encodes:
- the wrbA gene encoding NAD(P)H:quinone oxidoreductase, giving the protein MSHILVLYYSRHGATAEMAHQVARGVEAAGLEARLRTVPAVSTVCEASEPAIPASGAPYVDLDDLRDCAGLALGSPTRFGNMAAAMKYFLDGTSSLWLSGALAGKPAGVFTSTSSLHGGQESTLLSMMLPLLHHGMLVMGLPYSETDLLHTQSGGTPYGPSHLAGTENDRPLTEEEKRLCQALGRRLATTASKLVG